AGATCAAGTATCGCCTGCTGTCGTTCAGGCTCTGTTGATGCTTCCAGCACGGAGGGCAATACCCGCACAAGAGAATAATCCCAGTTTACATCTCCTCTGCCTATCTGCGGATGATGGTATTTCAGGAAGGCCCATACTTTTCCCAGCAGAACCAGCGACTCAATCTGAAATTCATCAACCTCTGTGAATTCAAGGCCGGATCCTGAGTCGAATTCATGATCCAGTTGCGCACCTGGTAGACCGCGCTCAACTGCCAGTGAAACAAGTTCCCCGTCCAGCAGTAATTCCATGGCGTCTACCCATACCGTACCGGGTCCCATGAGATACACACCCAGTTCCAGCGTGTCTCCAAAGATGTTGTTTTCCATTGTTATCTCAAATCGTTTCCACTCTGTATCAGATTGCAACTCTTCCAGATACATATACTCCGTACACACTGCATCGCCCTGAGCATCGTACAAATCAAGTGACAGGCCAGCAAAAGACTTATCCCCCATATCTCTACTGCGCAGGTAACCGCTCATTGTGATTGAATCTCCCTGGTAAGCGAAGGGAATGTACTGCGAGACATAACCGTAATAGCTACCCGGCTCTATGTATTCAAGCCTGAAGGAACGGTCCCCGCTGAACACCACTACGGAATCACTGAACCCGGAGTAACCCTGACCCTCAAGGATCCAGTTCAGAGGCATCAGATCCTCATCATCCATAACCTCAAAACCCATATTGTCAGGAACAGCACCTGTCAGCGCAACAAGCAAAACCGGAATAAACCATACTACAGACATGAATCACCCTTCAAAAAAAACCAGATATTACAATAAACTTTATTATTCAGTAAATTATAATTAGAATCGGTTTATATCTACAAATACCATTCGATGCCCGGTTAACCTTAAGGGAACAAATAGGGTTGTGATGTGTTGACAGGGGAGAATTGTCTGCGGTATTATCATATTTGATATAGAACTACGGTCCACCGGTCCACAGACCTGTTCAGTGGATTTCAGCAGGCGATCACAATGAAAGCTATATGCAATAACGCAGTCATTGAGGAGTAAAGCATGCAAAAAAAGTTTGTACTGACCTTCCTGGTTGTATGCACCTCAATTTCATTCGCCGAGACAATCTGGACGGATGGTTTTGAAGATGGAAACATCAGTGACTGGACAATAACCGGTACTGCCAACTGGGCTCTTTATGACAATGAATTCCAGGCTCACACAGGTGACTTCAGCCTGCAATACAACTACTTTGCGCCCTGGCCGCATGACACTCGAGCCATCACACCTGAATTTACATTGCCGGCAGCAGATGGATTCGATTTCACCTGGTGGTGGAGCGGCAGTTACAACTACTTCGTCCAGGTGGATAATGGAGATTCGTTTACCGAAATAAGAGACATCAACGGCGGTAACTGGATAGAACTCTGGTGTGAAAATGATGCTGGAGCCTATACCGGTTTTGAATGGTATGAGCAGACTGAAATTCTTGATGCCTCATGGTCCGGCAAAACCGTTCAGTTCGCATTTCATATCATTGCAACTGATGCTCACTACTGGTACATAGACGATATTGAGTTAAGTTACACTCCGAATGCTCTTGATCACAACACATGGGGCAGGATTAAAGCAAGCATATAACAGGAAAGACCCGATCCTGGACTTGACCGGATCATCAGTATACTGAACCGGTACGATACTCATGCAACCTTTTTCCGGCTCGGTGGTCAGGTGTGCGTTTCGATGCATTTAAAAAGCAAACAGCATTCACTCATATCTTTGACAGGAGCATATTTCATCAGTATTGTTATTTCTGTAGAAAATCAGGTTTCCTGGCTATTATTAGTCTGCAGATAGCTCCTCATTGATAAGGACTTAACTCTTATCAAGTGCTTAATGTGTACAATTTTCTAAATGGAGGTTTTCAAATGAAGACTGTAACAACAGCGTTGGTCGTTATCTGGTTATTCAGTGTCTCGTCCTACGCGGAAGATACGTCCCGATTTGAAGTACACGGTGGATATTCCTTTTTGCATACTCCTGTTGTAGACGCTTTCCATGGCTGTAATTGTGGGCTAACATACTATTTCTACGACTTTTTGGGCCTTGAAGTCGATATCAGCGGTCATTATAAAGGTTCTGTGGATTTCTACAACTTTCTGGTCGGTCCGAAGTATGTATTTAACCGACTTGAACGTATTTCTACGCATGTTCATGCTCTAGTAGGCGCCGGATATGTATATGACTATTGGTGCTGTTATATAGGAGATTCCTGGTCTGAAACACAGGTAGCTTTTGCCATGGGAGTCGGTCTGGATATTAAGCTCAATAAACATGTTGCCATTCGCCCGATACAATTGGATTATATTCGTCAAATGGGTGTTTTAAGAGAACATCAGGCCCGGTACACCTTCGGTCTTGTTTTCCGTTTCGGGGATTAATGTGAACCTATAATTCTGTTTTTTAATGGCTTCTGCATAATCAACTCTTTGTGCATACTTCGCCCATCATGAAGTTCGGAATAAAAAAATGAGCGGTATCGTTGCTGAAAAACAGTTCTGCAACAGTATAAGAGAACGCGTGCGTTCGATGCACCAACATCGATGCCACGAGGATTCACCCCGGGACGTAACTACTCCCCGCCAGTGCTGTATCCATCATTGGGTCTGGTGCATGCAGGATAAAAACCGCATCCCAAGGAAGAACAATGGTATGAGAACCCGGTTTGTCCTGCCCGCCGCAGTAGTGTTGCTGATCTACGGTGTGCTTACGGGCGCCTGCTCGGCTCAGTCTGCTCAACACTGCTCCTCTTTTGTACTCGACACCGGAGGCCCGCCGGTCTTCTGCACCAACTGTGATCATGTCAGCGTCTACCAGGGGCTGGTGTTCATCAACAAAAAAGGGATCACAAAGGTGGGCCTGATGGCCAGCACCACCGGTCGTTACGCCCGGTGGAAAGCTCGTTACGCCAGCATCACCTTCAACCTGGTGGGTTTCCAGTTCGCCTGGGCCGGAATGAACGATCAGGGTCTGACCCTGAGCACTATGTCCCTCGACACTACCGAGCAGCCGGCCCCGGACGGGCGCCCTCCCCTGGATTCAGGTATGTGGATGCAGTTCATCCTGGATACTTGCGCATCGGTCGACGAGGTCATTGCAACCGATTCGCTGGTCAGAATCACCACCGTCGATCACTACCTGGTGGCTGACCGTCAGGGCCGTGTCGCAACTATCGAGTTTATAGATGGCGAGATGGTGGTCCACACCGGAAACGACCTGCCGGTCTGTGTCCTCACCAACACCACCTACGCGGAGTCTGTCGAAGCCTGGTTGCGCTGCCGGGGCTCCTGGCTGTACAACCTGCTGGAGAGTACACTGCACCGTTTCTGCCTTGCCGCCGACCAGGTCGACGGTTTTGACCACACCGACGATGAGACCACCGTGACCTATGCCTTCAACGTTCTCGAGGAGATCCGCGGGGAGCGCTTCTCGCACCACTCCTCTCAATGGAGCATCGTCTTCGACACCAACAATCTTCGTGCCTATTTCCGAACCTTGAAGCACCCGGATCTAAGATACGTGGACCTGATGAGCTTCGACCTGCGCTGCGGCCTGCCGGAACAGATGCTGGATATCCAGGAGGAACTCAGCGGAGATGTGGGCGATTTGTTCTTCGACTTTTCTTTCGATCTCAACTTCGAGCATATGCGGCAGTTCATGGATAACTGGGGGATCATCATGACGGATACTACTATGCTCTGGATTCTCCGCCGTTTCGAGAGATACCGATGTGAACATCTCCACCAGCCTAAGCAACGCCTGCATTCCATCTCCGGGATCGTAGCTCCGTGGTCGGATGCCCGATTGCGACACTTGCGTAATGGCTTAACGTAGAATTAGTTATACATATTCCGGTAGTTATTTATTATGTTCCCGAGATACCTGTATGTTCGACGTGTATGACATTGACGAAGCAGTATTACCATCTGTATTGTCAGTTTAAGTAATATATTCAGGTGTATAGGATACTCTGGGACGTTCTTCAGGGTAATATCGCAGAGGGAGCAAGATCCTTTCATGAAACATGCATTTACTGTTGACGTCGAAGAGTGGTATCACGGAATCCCTCTGAAAAGCGAACGGGAAGGTTCTTTCGAGGAAAGACTCGATCTTGGACTTGACCGGATCATCAGTATACTGGACCGATACGATACTCGTGCAACCTTTTTCTGGCTCGGTTCACTCGCAGAGAAGCACCCTGAGAGGGTCAGAATGCTATCGGAGCTGGGGCATGAGACAGGCTGCCACGGCTGGTCACATACGCCTGTATCCCGCATGACAAAAGCTCAATTCACCACCGAAACAACTAAGTCACTGGAAGTACTTTCTGATATCACTGGTAAACCCGTTTTATCGTACAGGGCTCCATCCTTCTCGGTAGACAGAGACACTATGTGGGTATATGACATCCTTGCGGATCTCGAAGTTAAATTCGATTCCAGTATATTTCCCGTCAGGCACTGGAGATACGGTATACCGGGCTTCGACCTGCAACCACAAGTAATCGAGACCGCATGTGGGTGTCTCAAAGTTGTTCCCTTACCCGTACGGAAGATCAGCGGTCTCATAATTCCGGTGAGTGGAGGTGCATGGTTCCGGCTCTACCCTTACATGCTGACAAGATCGAATTTGCGAGCCTCCGAGAGAAGGAACTCTCCAATTACATTTTACATCCATCCCTGGGAACTTGACCCCGGTCACCCGAGACTCCGATTTCAATGGAGGGCTCAATTTGCACATTACATCAAGCTGGATTCCTGCGCTAAAAAGCTGGAAAGACTTCTCACGGATTATGACTTCGCACCTCTCAACGAAGTTTTTGGTTGCTGAACCTTGAAACGCGATACTTATCTGGACGATCGCGAAACCAGTACGGTCAAGTTCTACGGCCATCAGCGCCGCGCTGGAGTTCTTGTTGAACAGTGCAGGATACTCGGCGTATCGGAGGGAGACAGAATACTTGATATTGGTGCAGCAGATGGCCGGCTGCTGACATGTCTCACCAGTGAATTCAGACTGGAAACCGCAATTGCTCTGGACATTGACTTAGATTACCTGAAACGGACAAGGGCCATTGTTCCTCTGTGCGTACAGGCCGATGGGCTTTACCTACCCTTTCCTGACCGTACAATAGATCTGATAACCTGTACCTCCTTACTCAAGCACATCACAGATACAGGTGAATTTCTTGATGAATGCAGGAGAGTACTCGTACCGGGGGGTGGATTTATAATTTCGGATGTTGTCCCGGCTGCTGTCAGGACAGGGGTTCGGCTGGGTTACTTCCTGCGGGGTAGTATTCACTCGGCGCTCAGTCCAAGAGAACTCGCCTCTCAAATACACGATTCAGGCTTCACCATCGTAAACGAAGACCGATTCATGATATCCCCTTTCCCCTTCCCTGGCTACTCCCTTCTCGAGAAGTGTGCACGTAAGCTCGGTCTTATACGGATAATGCTGAACCATGTCGTAACCGCTGTACGGAAGCTGTAGGACAACACCTTTCCCGTACCTGGAATTGATATCGGGAACATGAATATTATTGAGCAACTATTCTCCGTCCTTGTGCGGGGAATGCTTCTCGAGGATAAGATCTGAGGGTTACAGTGTTAACAGCAGCAACCTGAAGACTTCTCCTTAACTTCCATCGTCTTTCCACAGCATACTATTTTACAGTCCGAACAATCGCAGCTATTTATGATTTGCAGTTCAACACCGCATTCAGAACAAACAAGTACATCGCCTTTTCTAACAGGTTTCATTCTAACCTCCCTTATACGCAGTTCTTTAAATTCCTACTATATTAATATGTATTCAGACAGCTGCAATGTCAATCAATCACCAGGAAACTCGATTTATACGCTGCTGGTAACGTAATCTTGAGTAGCACGGGGTCGAGCAAGGCATCGAACGTCACTTGTGGCACTTAGCAAGCAGCAGGGGCAGAATTCGTTATATGTATTCCGATAGATAATTATTAATAGCTAATGTCCGCGGAATAGGAATCAGTTATCGGTCGCTGATACTCATCTCAAAGAGTATGGCCCATTTCAGGAATACATAGAAGGCTGAGATGGCTGAAGCAGTCAATCCCGGGACTCCTTCAAGAATTCCACCCCTGAAGATGTACGCGGAAACAAAGCGCCATGCAGGTCGAAGAAGAATCTGAAAAATATTCGATTTTCTCCTTTTCTGATACTCTTCTTCCGCCCACAATCGGCTGTACCGGAGCATTTTATCCATTTGCTCACTGATTGAATCGTAGGATCGATGCACAACAAAGCCCCGTTTGACGGTTCCGATGCTTCCTCTGCTGATCAGCAGACCTTCATGAATACCTGTATCGGGGAAATGAGCATGTCCTTTTCTGAAAAGTCTCGCGTGATACTCTCCTGACCACGGACCGAATTTCATAAGTTTTCTCATGTAGAGTATCCTGAATGGAAGTCTGAATGCAATATGCTCAGTATCATTAACAAGGAGAGATTCAAGCTCGCTTGAAAGTTCAGCATCAAGGTTTTCATCGGCATCAAGGGAAAGTATCCAGTCACCTGAAGCCTGTTCTATCGCCCACTGTTTCTGTTTCGAGAAGGATTCAAACACATGAGAGAAAACTTTCGCTCCGTGCTTTTCCGCAATGGTTACGGTCGAATCGGTACTTCCGGAATCAACAACTATCATCTCACTGGCGAACGGTACACTGTTCAGACATCGACCGATATTGTTTTCTTCGTTCAATGTTATAACAACAAGCGACAGATTCATTGCTTCCTCTCCATCAGGTACTGAAACAGGATAATAGTCCCTGAATACTGTACCAGCAACCTTGAGTTGATCGATCTGAAGCCGTATGTTTTAATCTCTGACATATTTTGAAGGGAAATAATTGGATAAGAAAGTATTGATTTCGGGATTCACTTTTGTCAGGGATGCAATCCGGCTTGACTATCCTGTTGTTGAATCGATCAGATCAGCTCTGCCCATAGTCGATGAATACATCGTAAATGCTGGTGACTGCACCGATGATACGATTGATATAATCCGAGATATAGGAGATCCGAAAATCCGGATAATCGAAACGAACTGGAATCCCGAGCGGTTTGTAGACGGAATAACCTATGCCGATCAGACGAATATCGCGCTCGATCTATGCAGCTATCCATGGTGCCTGTACCTGCAGGCGGATGAAGTGATCCATGAACAGGATTTTCAAAAAATACTGGGGGCCATGGAGAAGTACGATTCAAGGAACGATGTTGACGGGCTTCTTTTCCATTACAACCATTTCTGGGGTAGCTATGATCGGGTACACAGAGGCCATAACTGGTACGACATGGATATAAGAGCTTTCAAAAACAACAGAAATATCAGAAGCTGGAAAGACGCACAGAGCTTCAGAAAGGACGGAAAAAAACTTCGGGTAGTAGACTGCGGCGCGTGGATATACCATTACGGCTGGGTTCGTCATCCTGAGGTGATGAGAAAAAAAACGATAGTAATGGACAGTTATTACCATGATGATGAGTGGATGAAGAAAAAACACTCCGATTCAGGCAAGCCCTGGGACTACGGCCCGCTTGACAGGGTTCCTGTTTTCAATGGAACTCATCCGGAGATCATGCGGAATCGAATCAGCGAAAAGGACTG
The nucleotide sequence above comes from Candidatus Aegiribacteria sp.. Encoded proteins:
- a CDS encoding porin family protein, coding for MKTVTTALVVIWLFSVSSYAEDTSRFEVHGGYSFLHTPVVDAFHGCNCGLTYYFYDFLGLEVDISGHYKGSVDFYNFLVGPKYVFNRLERISTHVHALVGAGYVYDYWCCYIGDSWSETQVAFAMGVGLDIKLNKHVAIRPIQLDYIRQMGVLREHQARYTFGLVFRFGD
- a CDS encoding linear amide C-N hydrolase; translation: MSGIVAEKQFCNSIRERVRSMHQHRCHEDSPRDVTTPRQCCIHHWVWCMQDKNRIPRKNNGMRTRFVLPAAVVLLIYGVLTGACSAQSAQHCSSFVLDTGGPPVFCTNCDHVSVYQGLVFINKKGITKVGLMASTTGRYARWKARYASITFNLVGFQFAWAGMNDQGLTLSTMSLDTTEQPAPDGRPPLDSGMWMQFILDTCASVDEVIATDSLVRITTVDHYLVADRQGRVATIEFIDGEMVVHTGNDLPVCVLTNTTYAESVEAWLRCRGSWLYNLLESTLHRFCLAADQVDGFDHTDDETTVTYAFNVLEEIRGERFSHHSSQWSIVFDTNNLRAYFRTLKHPDLRYVDLMSFDLRCGLPEQMLDIQEELSGDVGDLFFDFSFDLNFEHMRQFMDNWGIIMTDTTMLWILRRFERYRCEHLHQPKQRLHSISGIVAPWSDARLRHLRNGLT
- a CDS encoding polysaccharide deacetylase family protein; its protein translation is MKHAFTVDVEEWYHGIPLKSEREGSFEERLDLGLDRIISILDRYDTRATFFWLGSLAEKHPERVRMLSELGHETGCHGWSHTPVSRMTKAQFTTETTKSLEVLSDITGKPVLSYRAPSFSVDRDTMWVYDILADLEVKFDSSIFPVRHWRYGIPGFDLQPQVIETACGCLKVVPLPVRKISGLIIPVSGGAWFRLYPYMLTRSNLRASERRNSPITFYIHPWELDPGHPRLRFQWRAQFAHYIKLDSCAKKLERLLTDYDFAPLNEVFGC
- a CDS encoding methyltransferase domain-containing protein, with protein sequence MKRDTYLDDRETSTVKFYGHQRRAGVLVEQCRILGVSEGDRILDIGAADGRLLTCLTSEFRLETAIALDIDLDYLKRTRAIVPLCVQADGLYLPFPDRTIDLITCTSLLKHITDTGEFLDECRRVLVPGGGFIISDVVPAAVRTGVRLGYFLRGSIHSALSPRELASQIHDSGFTIVNEDRFMISPFPFPGYSLLEKCARKLGLIRIMLNHVVTAVRKL
- a CDS encoding glycosyltransferase family 2 protein encodes the protein MNLSLVVITLNEENNIGRCLNSVPFASEMIVVDSGSTDSTVTIAEKHGAKVFSHVFESFSKQKQWAIEQASGDWILSLDADENLDAELSSELESLLVNDTEHIAFRLPFRILYMRKLMKFGPWSGEYHARLFRKGHAHFPDTGIHEGLLISRGSIGTVKRGFVVHRSYDSISEQMDKMLRYSRLWAEEEYQKRRKSNIFQILLRPAWRFVSAYIFRGGILEGVPGLTASAISAFYVFLKWAILFEMSISDR
- a CDS encoding glycosyltransferase translates to MDKKVLISGFTFVRDAIRLDYPVVESIRSALPIVDEYIVNAGDCTDDTIDIIRDIGDPKIRIIETNWNPERFVDGITYADQTNIALDLCSYPWCLYLQADEVIHEQDFQKILGAMEKYDSRNDVDGLLFHYNHFWGSYDRVHRGHNWYDMDIRAFKNNRNIRSWKDAQSFRKDGKKLRVVDCGAWIYHYGWVRHPEVMRKKTIVMDSYYHDDEWMKKKHSDSGKPWDYGPLDRVPVFNGTHPEIMRNRISEKDWNAEDYSDPDNPPDLEHLRLSCRIHSALEKLIRRKVGGYSNWIQVKT